A single genomic interval of Kineosporia corallincola harbors:
- a CDS encoding ABC transporter ATP-binding protein: MTLLRAENLTVAFGGTKVVDGIGFAVPRGGTLGIVGESGSGKSMTSLAVMGLLPSGATRSGSIDFDGTELTRLPERQMRAIRGDRIAMVFQDPLSSLNPYYTVGTQIAEAYRSHRSGVSRKAARTAAIEAMERVHIRDAGRRVDDYPHQFSGGMRQRVMIAMALSTEPELIIADEPTTALDVTVQAQILDLLAEVRRDTGAALILITHDLAVVSEVADELIVMRHGAVVESGPAEQIFSDPRHEYTRALLDAVPRIDDSIGELRTTGGTP; the protein is encoded by the coding sequence ATGACCCTGCTGAGGGCCGAGAACCTCACCGTCGCCTTCGGCGGCACGAAGGTCGTCGACGGCATCGGTTTCGCCGTGCCGAGGGGCGGCACACTGGGCATCGTCGGCGAGAGCGGCTCGGGCAAGTCGATGACCAGCCTGGCCGTCATGGGCCTGCTCCCGTCCGGCGCCACCCGCTCCGGCAGCATCGACTTCGACGGTACCGAGCTCACCCGGCTGCCCGAACGGCAGATGCGGGCGATCCGCGGCGACCGCATCGCCATGGTGTTCCAGGACCCGCTGTCGTCACTGAACCCGTACTACACGGTGGGCACGCAGATCGCCGAGGCGTACCGCTCGCACCGTTCCGGGGTCAGCCGGAAGGCCGCCCGCACGGCGGCGATCGAGGCGATGGAACGCGTGCACATCCGGGACGCCGGCCGCCGGGTGGACGACTACCCGCACCAGTTCTCCGGCGGCATGCGCCAGCGCGTGATGATCGCGATGGCGCTGAGCACCGAGCCCGAGCTGATCATCGCCGACGAGCCGACCACCGCCCTCGACGTCACCGTGCAGGCCCAGATCCTCGACCTGCTGGCCGAGGTGCGGCGTGACACCGGCGCCGCGCTCATCCTGATCACCCACGACCTGGCCGTGGTCAGCGAGGTCGCCGACGAGCTGATCGTGATGCGGCACGGTGCGGTGGTCGAGAGCGGACCGGCCGAGCAGATCTTCTCCGACCCGCGGCACGAGTACACGCGGGCCCTGCTCGACGCCGTGCCCCGCATCGACGACAGCATCGGTGAGCTGCGCACGACAGGAGGCACCCCGTGA
- a CDS encoding aldehyde dehydrogenase (NADP(+)), translating into MTTNEDLDRILTAAAGVPLTGPHSAPADVRAGWLEAVADVLDAAAGELIELAGQESHLPAGRLTSELKRTTFQARLFATALREGGISPVQVDTPVAGWGSGPRPDLRRTLVPLGPVLVFAASNFPFAFSVFGGDTVSALAAGCPVVVKAHPGHPELSRRTAELVSGALPVPGLFALIEGVEPSLTALRDPRIKAVGFTGSTAGGRALYDIAVNRPEPIPFYGELGSVNPVVVTPEGWAERGGEITAGWLESLLMGSGQFCTNPGVVFVPDAAAFLDGIELVTPGQMLNPAIEQGFGKTTTTMAGLPGVHEAGTGPENGQGVRAMLFRTTLADLADDARALDLEMFGPAGLVVEYDDAGALIELLASVPGQLTGTVHGTADGAEPVAGEAVTALSARAGRVLYNQWPTGVSVTSAQQHGGPYPATTSPLTTSVGLAAIERFRRPVAFQGMPDGLLPPELRRERPASSSPGGAL; encoded by the coding sequence ATGACCACGAACGAAGACCTGGACCGGATCCTCACCGCGGCCGCGGGGGTTCCCCTGACCGGGCCGCACAGCGCCCCGGCCGACGTGCGCGCGGGCTGGCTGGAGGCCGTGGCGGACGTCCTCGACGCCGCGGCCGGTGAGCTGATCGAGCTGGCCGGGCAGGAGTCCCACCTGCCCGCCGGGCGGCTGACCAGCGAGCTGAAACGCACCACGTTCCAGGCGCGGCTGTTCGCCACCGCCCTGCGCGAGGGCGGGATCAGCCCGGTGCAGGTCGACACCCCCGTGGCGGGCTGGGGCAGCGGCCCGCGCCCCGACCTGCGTCGCACGCTGGTGCCGCTGGGGCCGGTGCTGGTGTTCGCGGCGAGCAACTTCCCGTTCGCGTTCAGCGTGTTCGGCGGTGACACGGTGTCCGCGCTGGCGGCCGGCTGCCCGGTCGTGGTCAAGGCGCATCCGGGGCATCCCGAACTGTCGCGCCGCACGGCCGAACTGGTCTCCGGGGCGCTGCCGGTGCCGGGCCTGTTCGCGCTGATCGAGGGGGTCGAGCCGTCGCTGACGGCCCTGCGCGACCCACGGATCAAGGCGGTCGGCTTCACCGGTTCCACCGCCGGCGGCCGCGCGCTGTACGACATCGCGGTGAACCGGCCCGAGCCGATCCCGTTCTACGGCGAGCTGGGCAGCGTGAACCCGGTCGTGGTCACGCCCGAGGGCTGGGCCGAGCGGGGCGGGGAGATCACCGCCGGCTGGTTGGAGTCGCTGCTGATGGGCTCCGGGCAGTTCTGCACCAACCCGGGCGTGGTGTTCGTGCCGGATGCCGCGGCCTTCCTCGACGGCATCGAGCTGGTGACGCCCGGGCAGATGCTCAACCCCGCCATCGAGCAGGGGTTCGGGAAGACCACCACGACGATGGCCGGGCTGCCCGGTGTGCACGAGGCCGGCACCGGCCCGGAGAACGGGCAGGGCGTGCGGGCCATGCTGTTCCGCACCACCCTGGCCGATCTGGCCGACGACGCGCGGGCCCTCGACCTGGAGATGTTCGGCCCGGCCGGGCTGGTCGTGGAGTACGACGACGCGGGCGCGCTGATCGAGCTGCTGGCCTCGGTCCCGGGTCAGCTCACCGGCACCGTGCACGGCACCGCTGACGGCGCCGAGCCGGTCGCCGGGGAGGCGGTCACGGCACTCAGCGCCCGGGCCGGGCGGGTGCTGTACAACCAGTGGCCGACGGGTGTCAGCGTGACCTCAGCCCAGCAGCACGGTGGCCCCTACCCCGCGACCACCAGCCCGCTCACCACGTCGGTGGGCCTGGCCGCGATCGAGCGGTTCCGCCGTCCCGTCGCGTTCCAGGGTATGCCGGACGGCCTGCTGCCGCCGGAGCTGCGCCGGGAGCGCCCGGCCTCGTCGTCCCCCGGTGGAGCCTTGTGA
- a CDS encoding GntR family transcriptional regulator, with amino-acid sequence MTSHIGPLAAGVSLRGTVEQALASAIVSGELAPGTLLTAPRLGARFGVSATPVREAMLALAQRGFVEPVRNKGFRVTDVSEQDLWEIVRLRQLLEAPPMRDIARTIQSGSAAELRAKADLIVQAAEVADIASYLLADADFHLSLLELFGNRRLVEMVRDLRQRTRMVGLVDMIGTDELTRSAAEHHQLMDRLEQRDGRGAEQLLNSHIGHVLGWWNGRLE; translated from the coding sequence GTGACGTCGCACATCGGGCCTCTCGCCGCGGGCGTGAGCCTGCGCGGGACGGTGGAGCAGGCCCTGGCGTCCGCCATCGTCTCCGGGGAGCTGGCGCCGGGAACCCTGCTGACCGCGCCCCGGCTGGGCGCCCGTTTCGGGGTGTCCGCGACGCCGGTGCGTGAGGCGATGCTTGCCCTGGCCCAGCGTGGGTTCGTCGAACCCGTGCGCAACAAGGGGTTCCGCGTCACCGACGTCAGCGAGCAGGACCTCTGGGAGATCGTCCGGCTGCGTCAGCTGCTGGAGGCGCCGCCGATGCGGGACATCGCCCGCACCATCCAGTCGGGCAGCGCGGCCGAGTTGCGGGCCAAGGCCGATCTGATCGTGCAGGCCGCCGAGGTAGCCGACATCGCGTCATACCTGCTGGCCGACGCGGACTTTCACCTGAGTCTGCTGGAGCTGTTCGGCAACCGGCGGCTCGTCGAGATGGTGCGTGACCTGCGTCAGCGCACCCGCATGGTGGGCCTGGTCGACATGATCGGCACCGACGAGCTGACCCGCTCGGCGGCTGAGCACCACCAGCTGATGGACCGCCTCGAACAGCGTGACGGCCGGGGGGCCGAGCAACTGCTGAATTCCCACATCGGGCACGTGCTCGGCTGGTGGAACGGCCGCCTGGAGTAA
- a CDS encoding FAD/NAD(P)-dependent oxidoreductase yields the protein MPETTTEVLVIGGGPAGMAAARAALAHGATVTLLESGDDLGGQFWRHLPEPRRGGQEHLLHHHWREFRTVRRQLLDDPGCDVVLNAHVWSVDRRDDAPPLVHVMIGVPDGTGRVPRTFAPQRIVFATGGQERTLPFPGWDLPGVFTAGAAQALAKSERVAVGRRVLVAGAGPFLLPVVSSLLRTGATVAGVTEASGWSRLARGWGSRPWELLGTRSKAGELGGYVSDLVRHRVPYLPGRTVVEAHGGERVEAVTVARLNADWSVVPGSGRTVAVDAVCVSHGFVARTELATAAGCRLGRTGFVDVDAWQRTSVPGVLSAGELTGIGGADLALAEGEIAGTVAAGGTPGPRVLHTRDLMRGFAARLEAAHGIRQGWQTWPTPETTVCRCEDVTAGELRDVARMTGSRGLRSLKLTTRAGLGSCQGRTCGRNVEDLLAATMDGPLLQAGRTAHRPIAIPVRLGELAATVSPDREDQS from the coding sequence ATGCCTGAGACCACCACGGAAGTCCTGGTGATCGGGGGCGGCCCCGCCGGTATGGCGGCCGCCCGCGCCGCGCTGGCCCACGGCGCCACCGTCACCCTGCTGGAGTCCGGCGACGACCTCGGTGGCCAGTTCTGGCGGCACCTGCCCGAGCCCCGGCGCGGTGGGCAGGAGCATCTGCTGCACCATCACTGGCGCGAGTTCCGCACCGTGCGCCGGCAGCTGCTCGACGATCCGGGGTGCGACGTCGTGCTGAACGCCCACGTCTGGTCGGTGGACCGGCGCGACGACGCACCACCGCTCGTGCACGTCATGATCGGCGTTCCCGACGGCACCGGCCGCGTCCCGAGAACCTTCGCCCCGCAACGAATCGTGTTCGCCACCGGCGGTCAGGAACGCACTCTGCCCTTCCCCGGCTGGGACCTGCCCGGGGTGTTCACCGCCGGCGCGGCACAGGCCCTGGCCAAGAGCGAGCGGGTGGCGGTCGGCCGGCGGGTGCTGGTCGCCGGGGCCGGGCCGTTCCTGCTGCCCGTCGTCTCCAGTCTGCTGCGCACCGGCGCCACGGTGGCGGGTGTGACCGAGGCCTCCGGCTGGTCCCGGCTGGCCCGTGGATGGGGCAGCCGCCCCTGGGAACTGCTCGGAACCCGTTCCAAGGCGGGTGAACTGGGCGGATACGTCAGTGACCTGGTGCGGCACCGGGTGCCGTACCTGCCCGGCCGTACCGTCGTCGAGGCACACGGCGGCGAGCGGGTCGAGGCGGTCACAGTGGCCAGGCTGAACGCGGACTGGTCGGTCGTACCGGGGTCCGGGCGCACGGTCGCGGTCGACGCGGTGTGTGTCAGCCACGGCTTCGTCGCCCGCACCGAGCTGGCCACCGCCGCCGGCTGCCGGCTCGGGAGAACGGGATTCGTCGACGTGGACGCCTGGCAGCGCACGTCCGTCCCTGGTGTGCTCAGTGCCGGTGAGCTGACCGGGATCGGCGGCGCCGACCTGGCCCTGGCCGAGGGGGAGATCGCGGGAACCGTCGCGGCGGGTGGCACGCCCGGCCCCCGGGTCCTGCACACCCGTGACCTGATGCGGGGTTTCGCCGCCCGGCTGGAGGCAGCCCACGGCATCCGCCAGGGCTGGCAGACCTGGCCGACCCCTGAAACCACCGTGTGCCGCTGCGAGGACGTCACCGCCGGCGAGCTGCGCGACGTCGCCCGGATGACCGGTTCGCGCGGTCTGCGCTCGCTCAAGCTCACGACCCGGGCCGGGCTCGGGTCGTGCCAGGGCCGCACCTGCGGCCGCAACGTCGAAGACCTGCTGGCCGCCACCATGGACGGGCCCCTGCTCCAGGCCGGCCGCACCGCACACCGCCCCATCGCGATCCCGGTCCGGCTGGGCGAGCTCGCCGCGACCGTCAGCCCCGACCGAGAGGACCAGTCATGA
- a CDS encoding ABC transporter permease, translating into MTRYVVNRLAGMVLVLFGVCLFTYMVFFLLSPDPAVQICGKNCTPERIDQIRDNLGLTDPFVTQFWNFLHGLFLGREYDGGISCPAPCLGYSFQSSQAVTDMIVQRLPVTAVVAVGAAVLWLLMGVIGGLISAVQEGRFADRFIAGLTLGGMSVPNYVLALALQYVFVVWLQWLPFPQAVPFTDDPVQWFLNFILPWSVLAIGYAASYTRLTRANVIDTLNENFVRTARAKGLRPDLVWRRHALRPALTPIVTIAGMDFAGLLGGALITETVFGINGVGKLAADSITKNDQPVIMAVTLLAAFFVVIGNMVVDLLYSAIDPRVRVGVAA; encoded by the coding sequence ATGACGAGATATGTCGTGAACCGTCTCGCCGGAATGGTTCTCGTGCTGTTCGGCGTCTGCCTGTTCACCTACATGGTGTTCTTCCTGCTCTCGCCCGACCCGGCGGTGCAGATCTGCGGCAAGAACTGCACCCCCGAGCGCATCGACCAGATCCGTGACAACCTCGGCCTGACCGACCCGTTCGTCACCCAGTTCTGGAACTTCCTGCACGGCCTCTTCCTCGGGCGCGAGTACGACGGCGGCATCAGCTGCCCGGCGCCCTGCCTGGGCTACTCGTTCCAGAGTTCCCAGGCGGTCACCGACATGATCGTTCAGCGGCTGCCCGTCACCGCCGTCGTCGCCGTCGGCGCGGCCGTGCTCTGGCTGCTGATGGGCGTCATCGGCGGCCTGATCAGTGCGGTGCAGGAGGGGAGGTTCGCCGACCGGTTCATCGCCGGTCTCACCCTCGGCGGGATGTCCGTGCCGAACTATGTTCTGGCACTGGCACTTCAGTACGTCTTCGTGGTCTGGCTGCAATGGCTGCCGTTCCCGCAGGCCGTGCCGTTCACCGACGACCCGGTGCAGTGGTTCCTCAACTTCATCCTGCCCTGGAGCGTGCTGGCCATCGGGTACGCGGCGTCGTACACCCGGCTCACCCGCGCCAACGTGATCGACACCCTGAACGAGAACTTCGTGCGCACCGCCCGGGCCAAAGGGCTACGGCCCGACCTGGTCTGGAGGCGGCACGCGCTGCGCCCGGCCCTCACCCCGATCGTCACCATCGCCGGCATGGACTTCGCCGGCCTGCTCGGCGGCGCCCTGATCACCGAGACCGTGTTCGGCATCAACGGGGTGGGCAAGCTGGCCGCCGACTCGATCACCAAGAACGACCAGCCGGTGATCATGGCGGTCACCCTGCTCGCGGCCTTCTTCGTGGTCATCGGCAACATGGTGGTCGACCTGCTCTACTCGGCGATCGATCCGCGCGTGCGGGTGGGGGTGGCGGCATGA
- a CDS encoding dihydrodipicolinate synthase family protein produces MTEKTNGKPTDLRGVIVATALPYKENPSAPAGLEVDYDKFAEHCDWLISNGCRGVGPNGSLGEYSSLTDAERRKVIQVAVEAVGGRGVVVAGVHGPGWHQARHWAELAAEDGADGVLSLPPTMYRASHAQVIEHFSKIAEVGLPVMIYNNPIDTKVDLVPSLVAEIAKIPNISAIKEFSGDVRRLFEIAELCDIDVIAGADDVLFELMVDGAVGWFAGFPNVFPRESVEIFEHMRAGRVEQARELYKHLVAVFRWDSRTEFVQAIKLSMEMVGRYGGPCRPPRGPLTPEHTAQVRADTERAIAGLETLRATV; encoded by the coding sequence ATGACCGAGAAGACGAACGGGAAACCCACCGATCTGCGCGGCGTCATCGTCGCCACCGCCCTGCCGTACAAGGAGAACCCCTCCGCCCCGGCCGGTCTCGAGGTCGACTACGACAAGTTCGCTGAGCACTGCGACTGGCTGATCAGCAACGGATGCCGCGGGGTCGGCCCGAACGGCTCGCTGGGGGAGTACTCCTCGCTGACCGACGCCGAGCGCCGCAAGGTGATCCAGGTGGCGGTCGAGGCGGTCGGCGGGCGCGGCGTGGTCGTGGCCGGCGTGCACGGGCCCGGCTGGCACCAGGCCCGGCACTGGGCCGAGCTGGCCGCCGAGGACGGCGCCGACGGTGTGCTGTCACTGCCGCCGACCATGTACCGGGCCTCGCACGCCCAGGTGATCGAGCACTTCTCCAAGATCGCAGAGGTCGGCCTGCCGGTGATGATCTACAACAACCCGATCGACACCAAGGTCGATCTGGTGCCCTCGCTGGTGGCCGAGATCGCGAAGATCCCGAACATCTCGGCGATCAAGGAGTTCAGCGGCGACGTGCGCCGGCTGTTCGAGATCGCCGAGCTGTGCGACATCGACGTCATCGCGGGCGCCGACGACGTGCTGTTCGAGCTGATGGTCGACGGCGCGGTGGGCTGGTTCGCCGGGTTCCCCAACGTCTTCCCGCGCGAGTCCGTGGAGATCTTCGAGCACATGCGGGCCGGCCGGGTGGAGCAGGCCCGGGAGCTGTACAAGCACCTGGTCGCGGTGTTCCGCTGGGACTCGCGCACCGAGTTCGTGCAGGCGATCAAGCTGAGCATGGAGATGGTCGGCCGCTACGGCGGCCCGTGCCGCCCGCCGCGCGGCCCGCTCACGCCCGAGCACACGGCCCAGGTCCGGGCCGACACCGAGCGGGCGATCGCCGGTCTCGAAACCCTGCGCGCCACCGTCTGA
- a CDS encoding proline racemase family protein, with the protein MRSTRLFSAVDSHTEGMPTRVVTGGVGVVPGATMNERRLYFIEHLDHIRRLLMNEPRGHAAMSGAVLQPPTRPDADFGVLYIEVSGCLPMCGHGTIGVATVLVETGMVEVMEPVTTIRLDTPAGLVVAQVAVKDGHAESVTLENVPSYCERLDEVIEVPGLGAVPYSLAFGGNFYAMVDLDSVKLPFDRARQHEILAAGLAIMDAINTQAPPSHPEIDGVNHCHHVEFIAPGSDARHSRHAMAIHPGWFDRSPCGTGTSARMAELHARGELPLHQDFVNESFIGGRFIGRLIGETGVGGRSAVLPTITGRAWVTGIGQYMLDPSDPYPEGFAF; encoded by the coding sequence ATGCGCTCCACGAGGCTGTTCTCCGCGGTCGACTCGCACACCGAGGGGATGCCCACGCGGGTGGTGACGGGTGGTGTCGGGGTGGTTCCCGGCGCCACGATGAACGAGCGGCGCCTGTACTTCATCGAGCACCTGGACCACATCCGCCGGCTGCTGATGAACGAGCCCCGTGGGCACGCCGCGATGAGCGGTGCCGTCCTCCAGCCGCCCACCCGGCCGGACGCCGACTTCGGCGTGCTCTACATCGAGGTGTCGGGCTGCCTGCCGATGTGCGGCCACGGCACCATCGGTGTGGCCACGGTCCTGGTCGAGACGGGAATGGTCGAGGTCATGGAGCCGGTGACCACGATCCGCCTGGACACCCCGGCCGGGCTGGTGGTCGCGCAGGTCGCGGTGAAGGACGGCCACGCCGAGTCGGTCACCCTGGAGAACGTGCCGTCGTACTGCGAGCGGCTCGACGAGGTGATCGAGGTCCCCGGGCTGGGTGCCGTGCCGTACAGCCTGGCGTTCGGCGGAAACTTCTACGCCATGGTCGATCTCGACAGCGTGAAGCTGCCGTTCGACCGGGCCCGGCAGCACGAGATCCTGGCCGCCGGGCTGGCGATCATGGACGCGATCAACACCCAGGCGCCGCCGAGCCACCCGGAGATCGACGGGGTGAACCACTGCCACCACGTCGAGTTCATCGCGCCCGGCTCTGACGCCCGGCACTCCCGGCATGCGATGGCGATCCACCCGGGCTGGTTCGACCGGTCCCCGTGCGGCACCGGCACCTCCGCCCGGATGGCCGAACTGCACGCCCGGGGTGAACTGCCGCTGCACCAGGACTTCGTGAACGAGTCGTTCATCGGCGGCCGGTTCATCGGCCGGCTGATCGGTGAGACCGGTGTGGGCGGCCGGTCGGCGGTGCTGCCCACGATCACCGGGCGGGCCTGGGTCACCGGGATCGGGCAGTACATGCTGGATCCCAGCGACCCGTACCCCGAGGGCTTCGCGTTCTGA
- a CDS encoding ABC transporter substrate-binding protein has product MKRSTPPRAAAGLFMASVLALSACSGSGGGSGTGSASGSDTPAKGGTVQVLQNADFSYLDPARGWDGGVNAFYRLVYRNLVTKASNDADDPNAMVPDLAESLGEVSDDGLTWTYTLKEGVRFDTGAAITSKDVKWGIERSWDPEIGIGSPYLKQVIDAPDDYEGPYRSGDLDTIETPDDRTVVFHLKEAFPEFDAVLSMPSGTPFPEGTGEGDEFINDIVASGPYDLEKYTPGSVIELKRNPEWDASTDEVRKAYPDNFTFTLGIDGATIDERLIAQQGTDINAMTSAPTIQTATIARIQTPQLQARLVKNPSTCLTYMGLNTTKKPLNDVKVRQAIEYAVDKSSVLNATGGNQFATLATTILPSTVSGHQDFDLYPSEGSSGDVDKAKALLAEAGYADGFEMTLDIRSQVVMQRQGEAIQEALKRVGIAVKLNVIDVSTYYETIGTPSQQHDAAITGWCPDWNSSASTFIPPLFDGRNIYEKGNSNLAQLDDDAVNTAIDEAKSMTDIAAANTAWGALDQKIMELAPIVPLNVENRLYLPGDNLAGFVTPSGDIDYTIIGLKDPSKG; this is encoded by the coding sequence GTGAAGAGAAGTACACCCCCGAGGGCCGCGGCCGGCCTGTTCATGGCCTCGGTGCTCGCGCTGTCGGCCTGCTCTGGCAGCGGCGGCGGCAGTGGCACCGGCAGCGCCTCCGGCAGCGACACCCCGGCCAAGGGCGGCACCGTACAGGTGCTCCAGAACGCCGACTTCTCCTACCTCGACCCGGCCCGCGGCTGGGACGGCGGCGTGAACGCGTTCTACCGCCTCGTCTACCGCAACCTGGTCACCAAGGCATCCAACGACGCCGACGACCCGAACGCCATGGTGCCCGACCTGGCCGAGTCGCTCGGCGAGGTCTCCGACGACGGGCTCACCTGGACCTACACGCTGAAGGAGGGCGTCAGGTTCGACACCGGCGCCGCGATCACGTCGAAAGACGTGAAGTGGGGGATCGAGCGCAGCTGGGACCCCGAGATCGGTATCGGCTCGCCCTATCTCAAGCAGGTCATCGACGCGCCCGACGACTACGAGGGCCCCTACAGGTCGGGTGACCTCGACACCATCGAGACCCCCGACGACCGCACCGTCGTCTTCCACCTCAAGGAAGCGTTCCCCGAGTTCGACGCGGTGCTCTCGATGCCCAGCGGCACCCCCTTCCCGGAAGGCACCGGCGAGGGCGACGAGTTCATCAACGACATCGTCGCCTCCGGCCCCTACGACCTGGAGAAGTACACGCCGGGCAGCGTGATCGAGCTGAAGCGCAACCCGGAGTGGGACGCGTCCACCGACGAGGTGCGCAAGGCCTACCCCGACAACTTCACCTTCACCCTCGGCATCGACGGCGCCACCATCGACGAGCGGCTGATCGCCCAGCAGGGCACCGACATCAACGCGATGACCAGCGCCCCCACCATCCAGACGGCCACCATCGCCCGCATCCAGACCCCGCAGTTGCAGGCCCGTCTGGTGAAGAACCCCTCGACCTGCCTCACCTACATGGGCCTCAACACCACCAAGAAGCCGCTGAACGACGTCAAGGTGCGGCAGGCCATCGAGTACGCCGTGGACAAGAGCAGCGTGCTGAACGCCACCGGTGGCAACCAGTTCGCCACCCTGGCCACCACCATCCTGCCCAGCACCGTCTCCGGTCACCAGGACTTCGACCTGTACCCCAGCGAGGGCAGCAGCGGTGACGTCGACAAGGCCAAGGCCCTGCTCGCCGAGGCCGGCTACGCCGACGGTTTCGAGATGACCCTCGACATCCGCTCGCAGGTGGTGATGCAGCGCCAGGGCGAGGCCATCCAGGAGGCGCTGAAGCGCGTCGGCATCGCGGTGAAGCTCAACGTCATCGACGTCTCCACCTACTACGAGACGATCGGCACCCCCTCGCAGCAGCACGACGCCGCGATCACCGGCTGGTGCCCGGACTGGAACTCCAGCGCCTCCACCTTCATCCCGCCGCTGTTCGACGGCCGCAACATCTACGAGAAGGGCAACTCCAACCTGGCCCAGCTCGACGACGACGCGGTCAACACCGCCATCGACGAGGCCAAGTCGATGACCGACATCGCCGCCGCCAACACCGCCTGGGGCGCGCTCGACCAGAAGATCATGGAACTCGCCCCGATCGTGCCGCTGAACGTGGAGAACCGGCTGTACCTGCCGGGCGACAACCTGGCCGGTTTCGTCACCCCGAGCGGCGACATCGACTACACCATCATCGGGCTCAAGGATCCCTCCAAGGGCTGA
- a CDS encoding (2Fe-2S)-binding protein, giving the protein MSGPRRLPTGRDPVRPRESGPVTITVDGAPVTGLDGQTIAGVLMGDGRLSWRRSRNGRPRGVFCGIGVCFDCTVTVNDIPDVRACQRRAVEGDAITTGAGETSHSRREGTDA; this is encoded by the coding sequence ATGAGCGGCCCGCGCCGCCTACCCACCGGGCGCGACCCGGTGCGGCCCCGGGAGTCCGGTCCCGTCACGATCACCGTCGACGGCGCCCCGGTCACCGGCCTGGACGGCCAGACCATCGCCGGTGTGCTGATGGGCGACGGTCGGCTGTCCTGGCGTCGCAGCCGGAACGGCCGTCCGCGAGGCGTTTTCTGCGGTATCGGTGTGTGCTTCGACTGCACGGTGACGGTCAACGACATCCCGGACGTGCGGGCCTGCCAGCGTCGCGCCGTCGAGGGCGACGCGATCACCACCGGTGCCGGCGAGACCTCACACAGCCGCCGGGAGGGGACCGATGCCTGA
- a CDS encoding ABC transporter permease, with product MTIPSTGLTVPAESEQDTAGTIPESRASVARTLLRDPAAVACLAYVVLVLLMAALAPLIVKVSGWDPYQFDQSAIDPNMGGIPLGGWGGISGDHWLGVEPGTGRDIFARIVYGARASMLIAVSATVLTSVLGVVFGLLAGYFGGRVDMVISRVMEFLMAFPALIFMIAVLSAMPADNRQYLLVVVISVFGWPYLARIVRGQTMSLKQREFVEAAVASGASRSTVVFTEILPNLRSTILVMVTLAVPGYIGTEAGLSFLGVGVVPPTPSWGQMIAASVTWYSVVPTYFLVPGAFLALLVLSFMVLGDRVRAIVDPGGHA from the coding sequence ATGACCATCCCCTCAACCGGTCTCACGGTGCCGGCGGAGTCCGAGCAGGACACCGCCGGCACCATCCCGGAGTCACGCGCGTCCGTGGCCCGGACCCTGCTGCGCGACCCGGCCGCCGTCGCCTGTCTGGCGTACGTCGTCCTGGTCCTGCTGATGGCCGCCCTCGCCCCGCTGATCGTGAAGGTCAGCGGCTGGGACCCCTACCAGTTCGACCAGAGCGCCATCGACCCGAACATGGGTGGCATCCCGCTCGGCGGCTGGGGCGGCATCTCCGGCGACCACTGGCTCGGCGTGGAACCCGGCACCGGGCGTGACATCTTCGCCCGCATCGTCTACGGCGCCCGCGCGTCCATGCTGATCGCCGTCAGCGCCACCGTGCTCACCAGCGTGCTCGGCGTCGTGTTCGGCCTGCTGGCCGGGTATTTCGGCGGCCGCGTCGACATGGTGATCTCCCGGGTGATGGAGTTCCTGATGGCCTTCCCGGCCCTGATCTTCATGATCGCGGTGCTGTCGGCCATGCCCGCGGACAACCGCCAGTACCTGCTGGTCGTCGTCATCTCGGTGTTCGGCTGGCCCTACCTGGCCCGCATCGTGCGCGGTCAGACCATGTCGCTGAAGCAGCGCGAGTTCGTCGAGGCAGCCGTGGCCTCCGGCGCCTCCCGCTCCACGGTGGTGTTCACCGAGATCCTGCCCAACCTGCGCTCCACCATCCTGGTGATGGTCACGCTGGCGGTCCCCGGCTACATCGGCACCGAGGCCGGGCTGTCGTTCCTCGGGGTCGGGGTGGTCCCGCCCACGCCGTCCTGGGGCCAGATGATCGCCGCCTCGGTCACCTGGTACTCGGTCGTGCCGACCTACTTCCTGGTGCCCGGCGCCTTCCTGGCTCTGCTCGTGCTGTCGTTCATGGTGCTCGGTGACCGGGTGCGGGCCATTGTCGACCCCGGGGGTCACGCATGA